From a single Solanum dulcamara chromosome 4, daSolDulc1.2, whole genome shotgun sequence genomic region:
- the LOC129885652 gene encoding uncharacterized protein LOC129885652 isoform X1, producing the protein MQAPVWCPRLANLFSRSRHTTNSLRAFSSSSFPNQSRGGLPRFYSDKLPPSKDGVVRVKGDEFWHMTRVLRLTIHDRVELFDGKGGLVEGCIQNIDQNGLDIVALANPKSVSPHNTQWHVYAAFVPVLGTLKGGRADWLVEKCTELGACSVTPLLTERCPSISENRVDRLQRVSFAAAKQCQRLHEMILNPPIKVGGLLPLVKNSKLSFIATAEGKPVLSALSSINKESAGLMIIGPEGDFTERELNVILESGATAVGLGPHRLRVETATVALLSALMLWCDDQEIFKV; encoded by the exons ATGCAAGCCCCAGTTTGGTGCCCTCGGCTAGCCAATCTGTTTTCTCGTTCACGCCACACAACAAACAGTTTGCGTGCATTCTCATCATCATCTTTTCCTAACCAGTCTCGCGGTGGCCTTCCCCGCTTCTACTCCGATAAGCTGCCTCCTTCCAAG GATGGCGTTGTTCGTGTTAAAGGTGATGAATTCTGGCACATGACTAGGGTCTTGCGGTTGACAATTCATGATAG GGTAGAACTATTTGATGGAAAAGGAGGATTAGTTGAAGGATGTATACAGAACATTGATCAGAATGGATTGGATATTGTGGCTCTTGCGAATCCAAAGTCAGTATCTCCACATAACACACAGTGGCATGTCTATGCTGCATTTG TTCCTGTATTAGGTACTCTGAAGGGAGGCCGGGCCGATTGGCTTGTGGAGAAATGTACA GAGCTAGGAGCCTGTAGTGTGACCCCCTTATTGACGGAACGGTGTCCTTCAATATCAGAAAATCGTGTGGACAGATTACAACGTGTCAGTTTTGCTGCAGCTAAACAAT GCCAACGGCTGCATGAAATGATTCTAAATCCTCCTATAAAAGTTGGTGGACTTTTACCTCTT GTGAAAAATTCAAAGCTTTCATTTATTGCCACAGCAGAAGGTAAACCAGTTTTAAgtgcattaagttccatcaatAAAGAATCAGCTGGACTGATGATAATTGGACCAGAAGGAG ACTTCACAGAGAGAGAGTTAAACGTGATTCTTGAGTCTGGGGCAACTGCTGTTGGTCTTGGACCACATCGTTTACGAGTTGAAACTGCTACAGTGGCTCTTTTGTCAGCATTAATGTTGTGGTGTGACGACCAGGAGATATTCAAGGTCTAG
- the LOC129885652 gene encoding uncharacterized protein LOC129885652 isoform X2, translating into MQAPVWCPRLANLFSRSRHTTNSLRAFSSSSFPNQSRGGLPRFYSDKLPPSKDGVVRVKGDEFWHMTRVLRLTIHDRVELFDGKGGLVEGCIQNIDQNGLDIVALANPKSVSPHNTQWHVYAAFGTLKGGRADWLVEKCTELGACSVTPLLTERCPSISENRVDRLQRVSFAAAKQCQRLHEMILNPPIKVGGLLPLVKNSKLSFIATAEGKPVLSALSSINKESAGLMIIGPEGDFTERELNVILESGATAVGLGPHRLRVETATVALLSALMLWCDDQEIFKV; encoded by the exons ATGCAAGCCCCAGTTTGGTGCCCTCGGCTAGCCAATCTGTTTTCTCGTTCACGCCACACAACAAACAGTTTGCGTGCATTCTCATCATCATCTTTTCCTAACCAGTCTCGCGGTGGCCTTCCCCGCTTCTACTCCGATAAGCTGCCTCCTTCCAAG GATGGCGTTGTTCGTGTTAAAGGTGATGAATTCTGGCACATGACTAGGGTCTTGCGGTTGACAATTCATGATAG GGTAGAACTATTTGATGGAAAAGGAGGATTAGTTGAAGGATGTATACAGAACATTGATCAGAATGGATTGGATATTGTGGCTCTTGCGAATCCAAAGTCAGTATCTCCACATAACACACAGTGGCATGTCTATGCTGCATTTG GTACTCTGAAGGGAGGCCGGGCCGATTGGCTTGTGGAGAAATGTACA GAGCTAGGAGCCTGTAGTGTGACCCCCTTATTGACGGAACGGTGTCCTTCAATATCAGAAAATCGTGTGGACAGATTACAACGTGTCAGTTTTGCTGCAGCTAAACAAT GCCAACGGCTGCATGAAATGATTCTAAATCCTCCTATAAAAGTTGGTGGACTTTTACCTCTT GTGAAAAATTCAAAGCTTTCATTTATTGCCACAGCAGAAGGTAAACCAGTTTTAAgtgcattaagttccatcaatAAAGAATCAGCTGGACTGATGATAATTGGACCAGAAGGAG ACTTCACAGAGAGAGAGTTAAACGTGATTCTTGAGTCTGGGGCAACTGCTGTTGGTCTTGGACCACATCGTTTACGAGTTGAAACTGCTACAGTGGCTCTTTTGTCAGCATTAATGTTGTGGTGTGACGACCAGGAGATATTCAAGGTCTAG